From the Sphingomonas phyllosphaerae 5.2 genome, one window contains:
- the glmS gene encoding glutamine--fructose-6-phosphate transaminase (isomerizing), whose translation MCGIVGILGHDDVADRLLDGLKRLEYRGYDSAGIATIVDGAIARRRASGKLVNLGRELAAHPLPGTTGIAHTRWATHGGPTTNNAHPHATDEVAVVHNGIIENFKPLREELQARGRVFTSETDTEVVAHLISEQVEAGKSPQDAVQEVLPRLHGAFALAILFRSHPELLIGARLGSPLVVGHGDDETYLGSDALALAPLTQRIAYLDEGDWVVCTRAGVQVYDRENQPVDRPVTISGVTGALIDKGNHRHFMQKEIYEQPIVVAQTLRSYLQRFEGKIVLPIPDFDLSGIKRVTIVACGTSFYAGMVAKYWFEQFARVPVDLDVASEFRYRAPVMEEGGLALFISQSGETADTLAALRHARAEKQTIAVVVNVPTSTMAREADLLLPTHAGPEIGVASTKAFSCQLAVLAALAANLAKAKGRLTESEERNIVRQLAEAPAAINGALAYDESIEAIAGVIAGARDVLYLGRGTDYPLALEGALKLKEISYIHAEGYAAGEMKHGPIALIDENVPVVVIAPSGPLFEKTVSNMQEVQARGGKVLLISDYDGVQAAGEGCVATITMPKVHPLIAPIVYAVPVQLLAYHVAVAKGTDVDQPRNLAKSVTVE comes from the coding sequence ATGTGCGGTATCGTCGGAATCCTCGGCCATGACGATGTGGCCGACCGCCTGCTCGACGGGCTGAAGCGGCTCGAATATCGCGGCTACGACTCGGCCGGGATCGCGACGATCGTCGATGGTGCGATCGCGCGGCGGCGGGCCTCGGGCAAGCTGGTCAACCTGGGCAGGGAGCTGGCGGCGCACCCGTTGCCGGGCACGACCGGCATCGCGCATACGCGCTGGGCGACGCACGGCGGGCCGACCACCAACAACGCGCATCCGCATGCGACCGACGAAGTGGCGGTGGTTCACAACGGCATCATCGAGAACTTCAAGCCGCTGCGCGAGGAATTGCAGGCGCGCGGGCGTGTATTCACCAGCGAGACCGACACCGAGGTGGTCGCACACCTGATCAGCGAGCAGGTGGAGGCGGGCAAGTCACCGCAGGATGCCGTGCAAGAGGTGCTGCCACGGCTGCACGGCGCGTTCGCGCTGGCGATCCTGTTTCGCAGCCACCCCGAGTTGTTGATCGGCGCGCGGCTCGGGTCGCCGCTGGTGGTCGGCCATGGCGACGACGAGACGTATCTCGGCTCGGACGCCCTCGCGCTGGCACCGCTGACGCAGCGCATCGCGTATCTGGACGAGGGCGACTGGGTGGTCTGCACGCGCGCGGGCGTGCAGGTCTACGATCGCGAGAACCAGCCGGTCGACCGGCCGGTGACGATCAGCGGCGTGACGGGCGCGCTGATCGACAAGGGCAATCACCGCCACTTCATGCAGAAGGAGATCTACGAACAGCCGATCGTGGTCGCGCAGACGTTGCGCAGCTACCTCCAGCGGTTCGAGGGCAAGATCGTGCTGCCGATCCCCGACTTCGACCTGTCCGGGATCAAGCGCGTCACGATCGTGGCGTGCGGGACGAGCTTCTATGCGGGGATGGTCGCCAAATACTGGTTCGAGCAATTCGCGCGCGTACCCGTCGACCTGGATGTGGCCAGCGAGTTCCGGTACCGCGCGCCGGTGATGGAAGAGGGTGGGCTGGCGCTGTTCATCAGCCAGTCGGGCGAGACCGCCGACACGCTGGCCGCGCTGCGCCACGCACGCGCCGAGAAGCAGACGATCGCGGTGGTGGTCAACGTGCCGACCAGCACGATGGCGCGCGAGGCCGACCTGCTGCTGCCGACGCACGCCGGGCCGGAGATCGGCGTCGCCTCCACGAAGGCATTCAGTTGCCAGCTGGCGGTGCTGGCGGCACTGGCGGCGAATCTCGCCAAGGCGAAGGGGCGGCTGACCGAAAGCGAGGAGCGCAACATCGTGCGCCAGCTTGCCGAGGCGCCGGCGGCGATCAATGGCGCACTGGCGTACGACGAGTCGATCGAGGCGATCGCGGGCGTGATCGCGGGTGCGCGCGACGTGCTGTATCTGGGGCGCGGCACCGATTACCCGCTGGCTCTGGAGGGCGCGTTGAAGCTGAAGGAAATCAGCTACATCCACGCCGAAGGCTATGCCGCAGGCGAGATGAAACACGGTCCGATCGCGTTGATCGACGAAAACGTGCCGGTGGTGGTGATCGCACCGTCCGGCCCGCTGTTCGAGAAGACCGTCAGCAACATGCAGGAAGTGCAGGCGCGCGGCGGCAAGGTGCTTCTCATCAGCGATTACGATGGGGTTCAGGCGGCCGGCGAGGGCTGCGTCGCGACGATCACGATGCCCAAGGTCCACCCGCTGATCGCGCCGATCGTCTATGCGGTGCCAGTGCAGTTGCTGGCGTATCACGTCGCCGTCGCGAAGGGTACGGATGTCGATCAGCCCCGCAATCTGGCGAAGAGCGTGACGGTGGAGTGA
- a CDS encoding flavin-containing monooxygenase — translation MNDRVEQLDVLIVGAGLSGIDAGYRIGHAAPARRWAILEARDAIGGTWDLFRYPGIRSDSDMTTLGFPFNPWRGEKAIADGADIRDYIRDTARTFGIDRHIRFGHRVVAADWSSADARWTVTCETGGQRTRLTCAFLYLCSGYYDYAGGHAPDWPGMSDYTGAIVHPQAWPAALRVAGRRIVVIGSGATAVTLVPALVAQGATHVTMLQRSPTYIVAMPARDRLAAALRRRLPTTLAETAIRWKNIGYGIFAYTLAQRRPALVKRQIAKLQRAALGEGYDIATHLTPRYGPWDQRLCLVPDGDLFTVLRDGRATIVTDHIDRFVPEGIALASGEMLPADIAVTATGLNLQLLGGATLSVDGAVIDPGQHLLYKGAMLGDVPNLAFAMGYTNASWTLKCDLTARFVARVLEHMTASGHDTVVARAPVDGSLDAPVLNLDSGYIRRGGGLLPRQGKRAPWRTHQNYARDALAMRGRLEDGTLRFERRGPRET, via the coding sequence ATGAACGACCGCGTAGAACAACTCGACGTCCTGATCGTCGGCGCCGGCCTGTCCGGCATCGACGCCGGTTACCGTATCGGGCACGCCGCGCCTGCGCGGCGCTGGGCGATCCTCGAAGCGCGGGATGCGATCGGCGGCACGTGGGACCTGTTCCGCTACCCCGGCATCCGTTCCGATTCGGACATGACCACGCTCGGCTTCCCGTTCAATCCGTGGCGCGGCGAGAAGGCGATCGCGGACGGCGCCGACATCCGCGACTATATTCGCGACACCGCGCGGACTTTCGGCATCGATCGGCACATCCGCTTCGGCCACCGTGTCGTCGCTGCCGACTGGTCGTCCGCAGATGCGCGCTGGACGGTCACCTGCGAGACCGGCGGCCAACGGACGCGGCTTACCTGCGCGTTCCTCTATCTCTGCTCGGGCTATTACGACTATGCCGGCGGCCACGCCCCCGATTGGCCGGGCATGAGCGACTATACCGGCGCGATCGTCCATCCGCAGGCTTGGCCCGCCGCGCTGCGGGTCGCAGGCCGGCGCATCGTCGTGATCGGATCGGGCGCGACCGCGGTCACGCTGGTGCCGGCGCTGGTCGCGCAGGGCGCGACACACGTCACGATGCTCCAGCGGTCGCCGACCTACATTGTGGCGATGCCGGCGCGCGACCGGCTCGCGGCCGCGCTCCGCCGCCGCCTGCCGACGACACTTGCCGAGACGGCGATACGCTGGAAGAATATCGGTTATGGCATCTTCGCCTACACGCTGGCGCAGCGGCGCCCCGCGCTGGTCAAGCGACAGATCGCGAAACTGCAACGCGCCGCGCTCGGCGAAGGCTACGACATCGCGACTCACCTTACCCCACGCTACGGGCCATGGGACCAGCGGCTCTGCCTCGTTCCCGACGGCGACCTGTTCACGGTATTGCGCGACGGCCGCGCCACGATCGTCACCGACCATATCGATCGCTTCGTGCCCGAAGGTATCGCACTCGCGTCAGGCGAGATGCTCCCTGCCGACATCGCCGTCACCGCCACGGGGCTAAACCTGCAACTGCTCGGCGGCGCGACACTCTCGGTCGACGGGGCGGTGATCGATCCCGGACAGCACCTGCTCTACAAGGGCGCAATGCTCGGCGATGTCCCCAATCTGGCGTTCGCGATGGGCTACACCAACGCATCATGGACGCTCAAATGCGATCTGACCGCCCGCTTCGTCGCGCGGGTGCTGGAGCATATGACTGCGAGCGGCCACGACACCGTCGTCGCGCGCGCACCGGTCGACGGCAGCCTGGACGCCCCCGTCCTCAACCTCGACTCCGGCTACATCCGCCGCGGCGGCGGGCTCCTCCCGCGGCAAGGCAAGCGCGCGCCGTGGCGTACCCACCAGAACTACGCCCGCGACGCTCTCGCCATGCGCGGGCGGCTGGAGGACGGAACATTGCGGTTCGAACGACGGGGTCCCCGGGAAACGTAA
- the glmU gene encoding bifunctional UDP-N-acetylglucosamine diphosphorylase/glucosamine-1-phosphate N-acetyltransferase GlmU has translation MSSRNIAVVVLAAGKGTRMKSDLHKVLHPVAGRPMLLHLLAAADTLSPERTVVVTGAGRAQVEAAVAPRGAQIAVQAEQLGTGHAVMQARDALAGFDGDVLILYGDVPLVRAETMRAMVARLDAPDAPAVVVLGFRTDDPGAYGRLIVAPGSDRLEKIVEFKDADAAERAVTLCNSGLMAARGAALFALLAKLGNDNAAGEYYLTDVVELSGAAAVIEADAGEVAGVNSRGELAAVEHAWQQARRAQAMADGATLIAPQTVFFSHDTVLGRDVTVEPNVVFGTGVTVHDGATIHAFSHLEGAEVGRDAAVGPYARLRPGAILSDAAKVGNFVEIKKARVGVGAKVNHLTYLGDAEVGAGANIGAGTITCNYDGFFKYRTVIGEGAFVGSNSALVAPVTIGAGAIVAAGSVVVRDVTADSLAVARGRQEERGGWAKRFRDAMTAKKKGK, from the coding sequence ATGTCGAGCCGCAACATCGCCGTCGTCGTCCTCGCCGCGGGCAAGGGCACGCGCATGAAATCCGACCTCCACAAGGTGCTGCACCCGGTGGCGGGGCGGCCGATGCTGCTCCACCTGCTGGCCGCCGCGGACACGCTGTCGCCGGAGCGGACGGTGGTGGTCACGGGGGCGGGGCGCGCGCAGGTAGAGGCGGCGGTTGCGCCACGAGGTGCGCAGATCGCGGTGCAGGCCGAGCAGCTCGGCACCGGACACGCGGTGATGCAGGCCAGGGATGCGCTGGCCGGTTTCGATGGCGACGTGCTGATCCTCTACGGCGACGTGCCGCTGGTGCGGGCCGAGACGATGCGGGCCATGGTCGCCCGGCTGGACGCGCCGGACGCGCCGGCGGTGGTGGTGCTGGGCTTCCGCACCGACGATCCGGGCGCGTACGGGCGGCTGATCGTCGCGCCGGGCAGCGATCGGCTGGAAAAGATCGTCGAGTTCAAGGACGCCGACGCGGCCGAGCGCGCGGTCACACTCTGCAATTCAGGGTTGATGGCGGCGCGCGGCGCGGCGTTGTTCGCGCTGCTCGCCAAGCTGGGCAACGACAATGCGGCGGGCGAATATTACCTGACCGACGTGGTCGAGCTGTCGGGCGCCGCGGCGGTGATCGAGGCGGACGCGGGGGAAGTGGCTGGCGTCAACAGCCGCGGAGAACTCGCCGCCGTCGAGCATGCGTGGCAGCAGGCACGGCGCGCGCAGGCGATGGCCGATGGTGCGACGTTGATTGCGCCGCAAACCGTATTCTTCTCGCATGATACGGTACTGGGTCGCGACGTGACGGTGGAGCCGAACGTCGTGTTCGGCACAGGCGTGACCGTGCATGACGGTGCGACGATCCATGCCTTCAGCCATCTGGAGGGCGCCGAGGTTGGCAGGGATGCGGCGGTGGGCCCGTATGCGCGGCTGCGTCCGGGGGCGATCCTGTCCGACGCGGCCAAGGTCGGCAACTTCGTCGAGATCAAGAAGGCGCGCGTAGGCGTCGGGGCGAAGGTGAACCACCTGACCTATCTGGGCGACGCGGAAGTGGGCGCCGGGGCAAACATCGGCGCCGGGACGATCACCTGCAATTACGACGGGTTCTTCAAATACCGCACGGTGATCGGGGAAGGCGCGTTCGTCGGTTCGAACAGCGCGCTGGTCGCGCCCGTCACGATCGGGGCCGGCGCGATCGTCGCGGCCGGCTCGGTCGTGGTCCGCGACGTTACCGCGGATTCACTTGCGGTGGCGCGCGGACGGCAGGAAGAGCGCGGCGGCTGGGCGAAGCGGTTTCGCGACGCGATGACGGCCAAGAAGAAGGGCAAGTAA
- a CDS encoding TonB-dependent receptor, with protein sequence MKRLPAVLLLAGTVAAPATAQEAEDIVVRGRGLAPRPGDKAASVVTIDARRIADNASNRLESVLADVAGLQQFRRADSRSANPTSQGISLRGIGGNASSRALLILDGVPQADPFGGWVPFPAYATDRIGQIRVTRGGGSGYFGPGALAGTVEIESAGPRDQPAFAADLAYGSRNSVDASASALLDRAAGFATLSAAYARGDGFTPTIAGQRGPADRPAPYEQFSAAARTVVTLAPATELQASVSGFTDTRERGTAFTRNRSEGADASLRVVGRGALGWSALAYLQTRAFASQFASVDAARRTATQTLDQYNTPATGIGGRIELAPRLGSGSDLRLGADVRRVDGRTQEAYTYVAGLPTRRRVAGGAALTYGVFGDASLTHGPLTFTLGGRVDRWELNDGRLRESTLTTGAALTSSDFADRRGTEWTGRAGAAWTIAAPLTLRASGYRGWRLPTLNELYRPFRVGADAVAANAALAPERLTGIDGGVTLVPGGGVTLTGTVFWNRLDGAIANVTAGRGPGTFPGVGFVAAGGTYRVRQNLDAIRSTGLELDARWDHGPWFAQASWSHVDPRVRASAAAAALDDLRPAQTPRDLVSTALGWRSGAAALSATLRHGAAQFEDDQNTRRLAPATTLDGYAALPLTPRIAIEARAENVFDARVEAGISGANIVERATPRTLWLGLRLRS encoded by the coding sequence ATGAAGCGCTTGCCCGCCGTCCTGTTGCTCGCCGGCACCGTCGCCGCACCCGCCACCGCGCAAGAGGCGGAGGACATCGTCGTGCGCGGCCGCGGCCTCGCGCCCCGCCCCGGTGACAAGGCTGCCTCCGTCGTCACCATCGACGCACGCCGCATCGCCGACAACGCCAGCAACCGGCTGGAGAGCGTCCTCGCCGACGTTGCCGGGCTCCAGCAATTCCGCCGCGCCGATTCGCGCTCCGCCAACCCGACCAGCCAGGGTATCTCGTTGCGTGGAATCGGCGGCAATGCGTCGAGCCGCGCACTGCTGATCCTCGACGGCGTGCCGCAGGCGGACCCCTTCGGCGGCTGGGTGCCGTTCCCCGCCTATGCCACCGACCGGATCGGCCAGATTCGCGTCACGCGGGGCGGGGGCAGCGGCTATTTCGGCCCCGGTGCGCTCGCCGGCACCGTCGAGATCGAGAGCGCCGGCCCGCGCGACCAACCCGCGTTCGCGGCGGATCTCGCTTATGGCAGCCGCAATTCGGTGGATGCGTCCGCGTCCGCGCTGCTCGATCGTGCCGCCGGTTTCGCGACGCTCTCCGCCGCCTACGCGCGCGGCGATGGCTTCACGCCCACGATCGCGGGCCAGCGTGGCCCCGCCGATCGTCCCGCCCCCTACGAGCAATTCTCCGCCGCGGCGCGCACGGTCGTCACACTCGCACCCGCCACCGAGTTGCAGGCCAGCGTCTCCGGCTTCACCGACACGCGCGAACGCGGCACCGCCTTCACCCGCAACCGCAGCGAAGGCGCCGACGCCAGCCTGCGCGTCGTCGGACGCGGTGCGCTCGGCTGGTCTGCGCTCGCCTATCTCCAGACACGCGCCTTCGCATCGCAATTCGCCAGCGTCGATGCCGCGCGCCGTACCGCGACGCAAACCCTCGACCAGTACAACACCCCCGCCACCGGCATCGGCGGCCGCATCGAGTTGGCGCCGCGCCTCGGCAGCGGAAGCGACCTGCGGCTCGGCGCCGACGTTCGCCGCGTCGACGGACGTACGCAGGAGGCGTACACCTACGTCGCCGGGCTGCCGACCCGCCGCCGCGTCGCCGGCGGCGCCGCGCTCACCTACGGCGTGTTCGGCGATGCCAGCCTGACGCATGGCCCGCTGACCTTCACGCTCGGCGGCCGCGTCGATCGCTGGGAGCTGAACGACGGTCGCCTGCGCGAAAGTACGCTCACAACCGGCGCCGCACTCACCAGCAGCGACTTCGCCGATCGCCGCGGCACCGAGTGGACCGGCCGCGCCGGCGCCGCCTGGACGATCGCCGCCCCGCTCACGCTGCGCGCCTCGGGCTATCGGGGCTGGCGGCTCCCGACGCTCAACGAACTGTATCGCCCGTTCCGCGTCGGGGCCGACGCGGTCGCCGCCAACGCCGCGCTCGCGCCCGAGCGGCTTACGGGCATCGATGGCGGTGTCACGCTCGTGCCCGGTGGTGGCGTCACCCTGACCGGCACCGTCTTCTGGAACCGGCTGGACGGTGCGATCGCCAACGTCACCGCCGGCCGCGGGCCGGGCACCTTCCCCGGCGTCGGCTTCGTCGCTGCCGGCGGCACCTACCGCGTCCGCCAGAATCTCGACGCGATCCGCTCTACCGGCCTGGAGCTCGACGCGCGCTGGGACCATGGCCCGTGGTTCGCGCAAGCCTCGTGGAGCCACGTCGATCCGCGCGTCCGCGCCTCTGCCGCCGCCGCCGCGCTCGACGATCTCCGCCCCGCGCAGACCCCGCGCGACCTCGTGTCGACCGCGCTCGGCTGGCGAAGCGGTGCCGCTGCGCTGTCGGCGACGCTCCGCCACGGCGCCGCACAGTTCGAGGACGACCAGAACACGCGCCGGCTCGCGCCTGCCACCACGCTCGACGGATATGCCGCCCTGCCGCTCACGCCGCGGATCGCGATCGAGGCGCGCGCCGAGAACGTCTTCGATGCACGCGTCGAGGCCGGCATCAGCGGCGCGAACATCGTCGAGCGCGCCACGCCGCGCACGCTGTGGCTCGGCCTGCGCCTCCGATCGTGA